A window of Kribbella voronezhensis genomic DNA:
CAGCCTTCGCAGTTCCGACGTGGACTGGACTCCTGCGGAGCGGGAGGAGTTGCTCGAAACAGCAGACGAATCACTGGACCGGCTCACCCGGCTGGTGGACAACCTGCTCGACCTCAGCCGCCTGCAGGCCGGCGTACTGCCGGTGTTCACCCGGCCGATGGCGCTGGACGAGATCATGCCCGGCGTACTGGCCGAGGTGGGTGCTGTCGCCGCTGCGGTCAGCGTCGATCTGCCGCACACGCTGCCGTTGGTCGACGCGGACGCGGCTCTGCTCGAGCGGGTGATCGCGAATCTGCTGGCCAACGCGGTCCGGCACTCGCCGCAGGGACGGCCGCCGCTGGTCACCGGGAGTTCGCTGGGTGACCAGGTCGAGGTCCGGGTGGTGGATCGCGGGCCGGGGATCCCGCGGGTCGACCGCGACCGGGTGTTCGCGCCGTTCCAGCGGCTCGGGGACACCGACAACGCCACCGGGGTCGGTCTCGGCCTCGCGCTCGCGCGTGGGCTGACCGAGGCGATGAACGGCTCGCTGCAGCCGGAGGACACACCGGGCGGTGGGCTGACCATGGTCGTATCGTTGCCGGTGGCAACTGTGCGGCCCGGGGACGCGCCGGTCCCCGGCCGTCGTGAGCGGTCCGCGTCCGGTCCGGAGGTGCAGGGATGACCAGGATCCTGGTGGTCGACGACGAACCACAGATCGTCCGCGCGCTGCAGATCAACCTGAAGGCCAGACGGTACGAGGTGCACGTCGCCGGCAGCGGGACGGCCGCGCTCAAGGTCGCCGGGCAGTACCCGCCCGACCTGGTGATTCTCGACCTCGGGTTGCCGGACCTCGACGGCGTCGATGTGATTCGCGGGCTCCGTGGCTGGACCGAGGCGCCGATCCTGGTGCTGTCCGGCCGGACCGACAGCACCGACAAGGTCGAGGCGCTCGACGCGGGCGCGGACGACTACGTGACCAAGCCGTTCGGCATCGACGAGTTGCTGGCCCGGATGCGTGCGGTACTGCGCCGGAGCAACCTGGCCCAGGACCAGCCGGTGGTCGTCGTCGGCGGTGCCCGCGTCGACCTGTCGGCGAAGCGGGTGACGCTGGACGGCGGCGAGGACATCCGGCTGACCCCGACCGAATGGCACCTGCTGGAGGTACTGGTCCGGCATCCCGGCAAGCTCCTGTCGCAGCGGCAACTGCTGACCGAGGTGTGGGGGCCGGGGTACGAGTCGGCCGGCGGCAATCTACGCTTCTACATGGGCCAGCTCCGCCGCAAACTCGAAGCCGACCCGGCCCGTCCGGCCCATCTGCTGACCGAACCCGGGATGGGCTACCGCTTCGAGCCGTGAGAATCCGCTAGGCGCCGCGGCTGAGGAGTTCGTCGAGGATTTCGGGTTCGCGGCGGTAGGGCTCGAAGTGGCCGAGATCGCCGAGTTCGCGCAAAGTTGCTGTGGGCAACTTGTCGACCAGGCGCCGGGCGGCCGGGAACGGGCAGTTGCGATCGGCGACGCCGTGCCACCAGGTCAGACTGGTCTTGATCGCGGTCAGATCGATGTCGGCCCAGTCGCCGCCCATCGCAAGGGTCTCGTCCACCCAGCCGTCCATGCCGTGGGCGAAGGCCGCCTCGATCGCCTTGGTCTGCGCGAGCCGCCAGCGCGGGTCGCTCATCACCTCCAGGTCGGACGCCGGCGCGGTCTTCATCGCCGCCTCCAGCCCGGCCAGCGGTCCTGCCTGCATGGCCTCGTACGACGGAGTGAGTACCTCGCGTACCCCGGCCTCGTCGCCGGCCCGGGCGGCCCGGAAGGCGGCCGCGTTGAGCGGGATCATCGCGTCGTACTCGTGGTCCTCCAGTGGCGGCAGCCCGACCGTGATCGTGGCTGCGACGACCCGATCGGGGTGGTGCGCGGCGAACGCGAGCACGTGCGGACCGCCGCCGCTGCCACCGGTCAGGTAGACCCGGTCCAGCCCGAGGTGGTCGAGAATCGCGGCCAGGTCGTCGGAGTGCTCGCGAAACCGCCGCCCGGGAAGCCTGCTGGAGCGCCCGTAGCCGGGCCGCTCGGTGGTGATGACCTGCAAGCCACGGTCGGTCCAGGCCGACCGATCCGCCCGGATGCTCCAGCGCGACCCCGGCGTACCGGGCAGCCGCAGCAACGGCGTACCGGAGCCGGTTCGGGTCCAGGCGACGGGCCGGCCGTCCGGGCGAATCAGGTCCTCGTCGAGCACATCGGCGTACAGGTCGTCGGTCATGGGCGCGATCATGCCAACTCGTCGGGGTCGTGACGTGTCCGATTCGTTCAAGACTGAGCGCCGCGGGTGCGGGAAGGTGGGGGGCATGGACCTTTTCACTGCTGCCCGGGACTTTGTCCGTACCGACGCCCGACTGGTCGAGCGCCGGCTCTTCGCGACCCTTTTCGAAGGCGCCGATCCGGGCGGGGTGGTGGACGCGCTGCGCGGCTACCAGAACGCCGACGGCGGCTTCGGTCATGCGCTGGAGCCGGACAAGCGGTGTCCGGACAGCCAGGGACTCGACGTCGAGACAGCGTTCGACATCCTGCTGGCGGCCGGTGCCCGCGACGACGACCTGGTACGCCGCGCCTGCGACTGGCTGGCGTCGGTCGCAACCCCTGAGGGTGCGGTCTCGCTGTGCACCCCTGCGATCGAGAACTACCCGCGCGCCGAGCACATCAGCGACTGGACCTACCAGCCGGATCTCAACCCGACCGCCGGTCTGGTCGGCCGGCTGTACAAGCTCGGCGTCGAACACCCGTGGCGGGAGCAAGCAGCGGCCTGGTGTGCGAAGTCGCTCGCCAACGGTCTGCCCGGTGACGCCCACGCGCTGCACGAGGCGATGGAGTACCTCGAACACGCTCCCGGCGGAGTCGACCTGGACCCGATCCGTGCGCACCTGGCCAAGGTCTCCTACTACCGGGCCGACGCCGACGACCCGCAGTACGGCGTGACGCCCCTGCACCTCGCGCCGACGCCGGACAGCGTCTGGCGACCGTTGTTCACCGACGAACAACTCGCCGGGCACCTCGATCGCCTGATCGCCGACCAGCAATCCGACGGCGGCTGGGCCATCACCTGGGAACCCCCTGGCCCCGCAGCCGAACTCGAATACCGGGGGGTCGAGACCGTCCGCGCCCTCCGAACCCTGCAGGCCTACGACCGCTTACCGACCAGCTGAGCACCCCGGGCATAACGCGGCACGAGGCGGGCAGACTGATCGTGCGGTTGTGACAGAATCGGCGGTCGTGAGGAGGCCGGCGGATCGTGCTGATGGGTGACACCTGGGTGCAGTCGCTGATCTCTGCGATCGCCGCTGTGATGGCCGCCGCCCAGCCGATGGTGCCACCCACGCCGATTGCCGGGCAGCCGCCCGCGCAGGTCCGCAAGGCCGGGAACTGGGTCGGGAGCTGGGCGACCGCGGTCACGCAGGCCGACAGGACGGGGCTGTCCGCGACCGGCGTCGCCAACACGACGTTGCGGCAGGTGGTGCATCTTTCCGTCGGTGGCAACTCGGTGCGGATCCGGCTGTCCAACCGGTTCGGGACCCGGCCGTTGGTGGTCGGCCGGACCACCGTCGTGCCCAGCAAGGTCACGGCCGGCGCGACGCCGACCGTCGAGATCCTGCAGATCCTCCCGCTCACCTTCAAGGGCAAGCCGGCCGTCACCATCCCGGTCGGTGCCGACGTGATCTCGGACCCCGTCTCGCTGTCCGTCGCGGAGGACAGCGACCTGGTGATCAGCACCTACTTCCCGTCGGCGACCGGGCCGCTCACGCAGCATCCGGCCGGCTATGCGACCGCCTTCAGCGCGTACGGCGAGCAGACCACGGGTGGCGGCGCGCAGTACCGGAAGATTCCGGGGATGGCCCGATTCGTCGTGTCCGAGGTGGATGTGCGTGGCTCGGCGAAGGGCGCGCTCGTCCTGTTCGGCGACTCGATCACCGACGGGGCGGCGTCGCCGATGGACCGGAACCTGCGCTATCCGGATCAGCTCGCCGACCTGCTTCTCCTGCGCGGGGTCGGTGCCCTGAACGCGGGGATCGCGGGGAACCGGCTGCTCGCGAACGCCGGGTCTTCGGGTGAGGCCGCGATCGGGCGGTTCGAGCGCGACGTGGTGCGGCGTACCGGCGTACAGGCTGTCGTGGTGCTGGAAGGGATCAACGACATCCGGCTGACCAGGGGCGCGATCTCGGCGACCCAGGTGATCGCGGCCCATCGGCAGTTGATCGCACGGGCGCATGCGGCCGGCTTGAAGGCGTACGGTGCGACGCTCACGCCGTACTGGGCCTCCGCGCAGTACACGGTCGGTGGCGAGATCGCGCGGCAGGCCGTGAACCAGTGGATCCGGACCTCGGGTGAGTACGACGGGGTCGTCGACTTCGAGGCCGCGCTCCGCGACCCCAAGTCGCCGCTGCAGCTCCTGCCTGCTTACGACTCCGGCGACCACCTCCACCCGAACGCAGTCGGCTTCACCGCGATGGCCAAGGCCTTCGACCTCAACCTGGTCGGTTAGCCGGATTCGGCTGGGTGTTCCACCTGGCGGTCGCCCCATTGGGTGAGGAGGCCGCGGGCGATCTCGAGGTCGTCGCGGAGCGAGCGGTCGGTGAGGTCGTCGGGTAGCGCGGCCAAGGCGTCTGCGAGCCAGGGCCCGACCGCGGCCGGGGCGAGTTGTTCTGGTGAGATGCCGGCCAGCCGGGCTGCGCGGACCGCCGTGACGAGTTCGCAGGAGAGGACGTCTCGGAGCGCGTCCAGCAACTGCGCAGTGAGTACTGCGGCTTGCGGGGCGAAGCTTGCGTGGTGTTCGGCGCCCCGGCTGAGGGTCGCCGTGCCCAGCGTCGCCGGTTGCGCGGTGGACCGGACCGAGGCGAGCGCGTCGTGAGCGACGTACTCGATCATCATCACGCCGGAGCTCGCCTCGGCTCCGCTCGCCAGGAACCGGCTCAGTCCGGTGAACTCCGGATCGACCAGGTTCGCGACGCGCGAGGTGGACAGCGTCGCCACGCTGTGCAGGCTCAGCCGCAGTGAGTCCAGGGCGAGCGCGATCGGCATCGCGTGCCAGTTTCCGTTGTGCAGCACGGTGTCGCCGGCGACCAGCGGGTTCTCGGCCGAGGCGTTCAGGTCGATCATCAAAGCGTTGCCCAGGGCATCGACATGGTCGACGGCGGGTCCGAGCACCTGAGCGAAGGCGCGCAGACCGAAGGGATCCTGGATCCGGGCCGGCGGGAGCGGTAGCTCGTCCAGCAACCCACGCATCCGGCGGGCGACCCGGACCTGCCCTGGTTGCGGGCGCGCCTCGTGCACCCGCACGTCGTACACCTCGGCGTTGCCGCGGAGCGCGACGTGGGAAAGAGCGCCCACCAGCGGTACTACGTTGATCAGGGTGGCCGCTTCGACGTACGCGAGGCAGGTGTCGGCCAGCGTGAGTGCGTTGCTGGAGAGCAGGGGGAGTGCGCTGGTCCCGTCGATCACGTCGCCGAGTGCGAGCCCGAGCTCCGCGAGCGGGCCGAGGTCGCCGGTGCCGATCGCGCCACCGCGGTGCAGGTCGGGCAGGTTGTCGTCGTTGAGCAGGCCGACGATCGCGTCGGCGACCTCCGGTGCGAGCCCGGAGCCGCCGGTGGCCAGTTGGTTGACCCGGATCAGCAGGCCGAGGCGAACGACTTCCTTGGGGTACGACGTGGTCCCGGTGGTCGAGTGCGAGGCGAGCAGCCGGGCGCCGTGTTCGGGATCGTTGGTCAGCACGTCCCGGTTGGCGCCGACGCCGGTCGTCCGTCCGTACACCGGCCGACGCAGAGCGATCTCCGCGACGGCAGCGGCCGAGTCGGCCATCTTCTTGCGGGCGGTCTCGGCCAACTGCACCGGCGTCCGCCGCTGCCCGAGCGAGACCGCGTCCAGCGGCGTCAGCCCCACCCCGGAAATCTCGATCGGCTCCACTCGCTCAGTGTGCGACCTGTGACCCGCGCCACGAAGGACCTGCACCGCGCCGACGTCTGAAATCCGAGACGCCGAGGTCCTGACCAGTGGGAGGTGCGAGGGCGGGGGTGGTCAGCGCTGCCAGGGGATCGGGACGGCGATGACCTGGAAAGGTGCGGCTGCGGCGGCACCCTTGGCGGACTGGCCGTTCACGACCAGCAGGCGCTCGCCGTCGAAGGCCACGGTGGTCGGGGTGTCGAAGCGCGGATCGTCGTACTGCGGGAGCAGGGTGGCCGAAGTCGCGCCCGGGCTGAGCCTCAGAGCGGAGAGGAAGAACTCCGCGGTCTCGAGCACGTCGCCGCGATTGCAGACGCCGATCAGCAGGTCGCCCAGCAGGAGCAGCCCGTCCGCGGCCCACTCGGTCCGGAGCACCTGGGTGGAACCGTCCAGCTCGACCCGCAGCAGCACCTCTTCACCCGGATCGGCGACCAGCAGGACCGAGTCGTCGAAGGCGACGATGCCGTTGGGGTAGACCTTCGGCCCGGTGTCCTCCAGGTGGATCGGTTCCGGCGCCGCCTCGGTGTTCACCAGATCGAACCGCCAGACCACCGGCTGCGACGAATCGGTCGCATAGGCGTGATCGCCGATCACCCAGACGTCGTTGAGATAGCCCTCGACGCTGCGACGGGAGACGAGTTCGCGGGTGGCGAGGTCGTAGGAGTAGAGGGTGCCGCTTTCCGCGCCGCAGACGACCAGCTGCGCATCGGCGTACAGGGCGAAACCGAGCACGACGGTTCGGCCGTCGGTGCCGCCCGGCGACCAGATCTCCGCGATCTCGCTGGTCAGCTCGCAGCGGTAGATGGTGCCGTCCGTCCGGCTGCCGGAGAAGAAGTCGCCGGCCGGGCCCATCGTGATGCCCTCCGGCTTCACGAAGTCACCCGGGAGGTCGTACGCGTCGATGCTCATGGCGCCGAACCTAGAACGCGCGGGGCCGGCCGCCAACTGGGTTTTCGGAGACGCAAAAGCCCGCCACTCGCGGGGAGTGGCGGGCCTTGGAGCCTGCGGAGTTACGAAGCCTTGCCGTAGCGCTTGTTGAACTTCTCCACGCGGCCCTGGGTGTCCATCACGCGCTGCTGGCCCGTGTAGAACGGGTGGCTGGCGGACGAGATCTCGACGTCGACGACCGGGTAGGTGTTCCCGTCGTGCCACTCGATGGTCTCGGTGCTCTGGCGTGTCGAGCCGGTGAGGAAGCTGAAGTTGCCGGACTTGTCCCGGAAGACGACCCGGCGGTAGTCGGGGTGGACGTCCTTCTTCATGCTGCTGCACTTCCTTCCAGATAAGGGGCGAACGGATCGGTCAGCTGGCTTACCGATTCATCCGCACGAAGGACACAACCATCCAGGCGGCGCTCTAATTCCCAGATGTCCAGATCGATTCCGGTGATGGACAGGTACGACGCCCGGTCGCCGTGCTCGGGGTGCCACTCCAGTGCCGAGCGGGCCTGATGGGTCCGGCCCACCTCGGACCAGCGGTCCGCCGGCAGGTCCGCCAGCCAGCGGCCCAGTACGCCGAGGGAGATGTTCGTACCGAAGCTGTCCCAGCCGAGCCGGAGGTCCGGCCGCGAGGCGAGCCAGACCGTCCCCTTGCCGCGGGCCGTCCCGGCGACCAGGTCCTCGAGGGCGTCGTACAGGCGTTCGGGGTGGAACGGCCGGGTGGACTGCCAGACGAGCGTGCGGACCCGGCCGCCGTCCTGCAGTGGTGCCGTGATGGTGCCGGGCTCGACCCAGGTCTCCGCCGTGCCGGGATCATGCAGCCGTACGCCGAGCAGGCCGGCCGGGTCGGTCCGGACCAGCGCCTGCGGGTTGATCGCCCGGGCCAGCGCCGCGACCGTTTCGTCGGGGTTGCTCAGAATCACCGCGTTGGCGTACTCGAGCTGACGGGCGACCACTTCGGCGATCGCGCGGCCGTCCTCGGCGGCGGTCGGGATGCCGCGGTCGTGAATCAGGTCCTCCCCGGTCAGGTCGGTGACAACCGTCTCGGTGTCCAGAACGGTCAGTACGGCGTCCACCCGGAGCTCGTCGCTGCCGTCGCGGGCGATCTCCTCGGCCAGCGCCTGGGTGTCGCCTGCGCCGGGGACCGACACGATCACTGCTTCGTACTTGCCGGTCGCGGCGATGCTCAGGAGAAGCGAGACCAGCGAACCGCGCATCGCGCAGGAGACACAGGGGTGGCCCATCCGGATCACCTCCTCGTCGATCACGCCGGCCGAGCTCCGCGCGATCCGGATGACGGAGCCGCCGGCGAGACCGCTCACGTCGTACTCGACAAGTACTGCGCTGGAAGTCAGCAGGGTGGTCGCGACGGCGTTCCGGCTGGTCTCGTCGACCCCTGTCAGCAGGGTGACCGGCAGCATGGCGTCTCCCGTCTTATTGAAAATGATTACCAGTAGCGTACACTGCTCAGGACGGCTGGGAATACCGGACTCCACTCCCGGTGTTCACCGTACCCAAGCATTCGACGGCGTCCCGACGCCTGGAAGGAAAGGTCAGATGGCCAAGCGCGACGGAGTTCGCCCGATCATCAAACTGCGGAGCACCGCGGGCACCGGGTTCACCTACGTGACCCGGAAGAACCGGCGCAACGACCCCGATCGGCTGACCCTCAGCAAGTACGACCCGAAGGTCCGCCACCACGTCGAGTTCCGCGAGGAGCGGTAACGGGCGTGGCGAAGACCAGCAAGATCGCCAAGAACGAGCAGCGCAAGAAGACAGTGGCCCTGTACGCCGGGCGCCGGGCGGAGCTGAAGCGGATCATCGCCGATCCGGCCAGTTCGTTCGACGCCCGTGGCGAGGCGCAGCTGAAACTGCAGAGGCTGCCGCGGGACGCGAGCCCGATCAGGGTCCGCAACCGCGATGTCGCTGACGGCCGACCCCGTGGGTTCCTCCGCAAGGCCGGGATCTCCCGGGTCCGGTTCCGCACGATGGCGCACCGGGGTGAGCTCCCCGGGATCACCAAGTCGTCCTGGTAGTTCAGCCGTGCAGCCGGCGCGTCAGCGCGTCGGCTGCCTGTTTCGTCCGGCGGGCCAGCGCCGGGATCGCTTCGGGCGGGACGGATTCGGTCCGGAACGTGACGCTGATCGCGGCGACCGGGTGGCCGACATGATCGACGGCGGCGGTCGCCACCGAGGCGAATCCCGGCGTGATGTGGGATTCCTCGATGGCGTATCCCTGCCGCCGCTCGTCCGCCAGGAGGCGCCGCAACTGGCTCAGAGTCTGCGGGCCGGCGTCGGTACGCCGTACAAAGCTTTCCGGGGTTGGGAACAGGGCCCGCACCTGCGGAGCGGGGAGTTCGGCGAGGAGGGCGCGGCCGGATGCCGTCAACGTGGCCGGCAGCCGTACGCCGACGTCGGTGACCAGCGTGACCGGGCGGGGTGGCTGTTCTTTCAACAGGTACACGAGTTCGCGGCCGTGCAGGACGCCGAGGTGGGCGGTCTGGCCGACGTCGGCGACGAGCTGGGCGAGCAGCGGCCGGGCCAGTCGTTCGAGCGGATCGTGCCGTAGATAAGCGGATCCGATCTCGAACGCGGCGACGCCGAGCCCGTACCGCTTCTCCTCCGGCAGGTGGACGACGAAGCCCTCACTGATCATTGCCTTGAGCAAGTGATAGGTGGACGAGCGCGGCAGGCCGACCGCGGAGGCGATGCGCTCCATCGGTACCGGACCGGGCTGGGTGGCCAGGAACGTCAGTACCCGCAAGGTGCGGGTCGAGGCGGGAACGTTGCCGCTCACAACTGCGAGCGTAGTGCCCAGCCGTCAGAATTCGGCCGATTGGCGAGCCGGGGGCTCCGTGTCCAGCGCGGGCCGGCGTTTCCGCCGGATCCACAGTCGTAGGGCTTCGCCGAGCAACGCCAGGCCGAACAGGCCGAGCGCGACACCCCAGGCGAAGTCCTCCTCGCCGGACAGCAGGAAACCGACACCGGTGGCCAGAGCGGCGAAGACGGTGATCGCGATCAGGAATCTGGTCATGGTCTAGAGGTTCTTCTCCGCGGTCCAGGCCGACGCTGTCGTTTCGTACCCGAGCCGGCGGTTCACCGCGAGCATCGGCAGGTTGTTGCTGTCGTTACCGGTGAACGCGGTGACGAACCCGGCGTCGCGGCTGCGCGCGAGAGCGGCCGACTTCACCACCTTGGCCAGCCCGCGGCCGCGGTACGACGGGATCGTGCCGGTCAGGTTCGACCAGATCACCCGTCGCTCGGGGTCGGCCGTGGTACTCACGAACGACACCACCTGCTGGTCGTCGCTCAGCACGGCGATGCTCAGATCGCGCCGGAGATCCGGGTGGTTCCAGTCGGCCGCGAGCCATTCGTCGTACGCCGGTGTGTGCGACAGCCCGCTCGGATCGCCGTCCGCCACCGCGGCCCAGGCGTCCCAGAGCCGCTGCGGATCGACCTCGTCGAAGGTGACCAACCGCAGACCCTCTGGTACTGCGGCCGGCGCCGGTGCCTGGCTGAGCTCGGCCTTCGCGTGACTCATCCGCCGGGCGAGGGTGAACCCACGCGCGATCGCGAACCTCTTCGAATCGTCGTCGTCCGACACCACGACGAGCAGCCCGCCGGCACCCGCCTTCGCCGCTGCCTCCGTGATCGCCTCGGCCAGGGCACTCCCGATCCCACGCCGCCGCTCGGTCGGCGGAACCTGCACAGTGATCCGCAACCGCGGTGATTCCGCTCCCTGCTCAGGCAGATAAACGTTGCCGTAGCCAACGACCTCGTCGTCCTCGACGGCGATCAGCACGACCCGCGAGGTGTTGGTCCGCAGCTCGGCCTCGATCCCCCGCGCCGTCTTCACCAGATGCGGCATCGCCGCCGCCCACACCCCCGCGATCCCCACCGCGTCCCCGGGCACCGCAGCCCGAATCTCAAACCCCATCCCCCGACCCTACGACCGCGAAGGGTCGCCGATATCTGTTGGAACGTCGCTGTGCCCCGGCCTTAACGTCATCGCCATGACCATCACGGTGAAGCGCTCGGAAGACCAGGAAGGCTGGATCGCTTCCCGCGACGGCGCCGTGATCGGCGAACTGCACCCGTGGCCGGCCCCGGACCGCAAGCTCCGCCTCTTCTTCGGCGACACCGAGCCGGCGGCGTACGAGCCGTTGATCGACAAGGTCACCGGCCCGTGCTTGACCACCGTCGACGAAGCAGACCGGCCCACGGTCGACGCGTTGAGGGCGCTCGGGTTCACTCCCGTACGCCGAGAGGTGCGGCTGGAGATTCCGGTGACCCGGGCGAGCTTCGACGTACCGGCCGGATATCGGCTGATCAGCGCCGCCGACACCGGAGTACAGGACTTGATGGCGCTGGACGATGCGCTCCGGACCGACGTGCCAGGTGCTGAAGGATGGGAGTCGGACGAGGCCTCGTTCCGCGAGCAGACCTACGACTCGCCGTACTTCGATCCGGCCACCTACCTGGTGGCTGTAGACCCGGAGAACACCTACGCAGGATTGGTCCGGATCTGGAACGGGCCGCGTCCGCTGCCCCGCCTCGGCCTGATCGGTGTACTCCGGAACCACCGCCGTCGCGGTCTCGCACGGGCGCTGGTCTCCGCCGCGCTCACTGTGCTCGCCGACCGCGGCGCCTCTCTGGTCACTGCCGAGGCGGACGAGACCAATACCGCTTCTCTGACCCTGCTCGCCTCGTTCGGCGCCGTGCAGGTCGGCGCGGACCTGGAACTCGCCCGCTGACCACGCTGCACTTTCGCGCGGGGTGTCTCGGGTTTGAGACAGGAAGTGGGTGGGGGTGCTATCCGGCGGGGGTGGGGCGCGGTGCAATGGGCTGGTGCAGACAGCAGAGGTGATTGTGGGCGTCGGGCCGTTGAGTGCGGGCGACGTCGTGGCGGTGGCGCGGTACGGCGTGCCGGTGCGGATCGATGATCAGGCGCTCGAGCAGATCGCGAAGTCGCGGGCTGCGATCGAGGCGCTCGCCCATGCGGAGACCCCGCACTACGGCGTGTCCACCGGCTTCGGGGCGTTGGCGACGCGGCATATCGCGCCCGAACTCCGGGCTCAGCTCCAGCGCAGTCTGGTCCGGTCGCACGCGGCCGGTTCGGGGCCGGAGGTCGAGACCGAGGTGGTCCGAGCACTCGCGCTACTGCGCCTGTCCACGCTCGCGACCGGCCGGACCGGGGTCAAGGTCGAGACAGCGCAGGCGTACGCCGGGCTGCTGAACGCTCAGCTGACTCCCGTCGTGCACGAGTACGGCAGCCTCGGTTGCTCGGGCGACCTCGCTCCGCTCTCGCACGTTGCTCTCGCGGTGATGGGGGAGGGCCAGGTCCGCGATGCCGACGGCAACCTCCGCGATGCCGGTGAAGCGCTCCAGGCCGCCGGGCTCAAGCCGGTCGTGCTCGCCGAGAAGGAAGGTCTCGCGCTGATCAACGGCACCGACGGCATGCTCGGCATGCTGCTGCTCGCGCTCGCCGACCTCGACCGCCTGCTCAAGACCGCCGACATCGCGGCCGCCATGAGTGTGGAAGGCCAGCTCGGCACCGACCGGGTGTTCGCCGCGGACCTGCAGGCGCTCCGCCCGCACCCGGGGCAGGGCGCGGCCGCCGCCAACCTGCGCGCAGTACTGGCTGACAGTGCGATCGTCACCAGTCACCGTGGGCCGGACTGCAACCGGGTCCAAGACGCCTATTCCTTGAGGTGTTCGCCGCAGGTGCACGGTGCTGCCCGCGACACCTGTGCGCACGCGGCGACTGTGGCCGGCCGTGAGCTGGCCGCGGCGATCGACAACCCTGTGGTTCTGGAAGACGGTCGCGTCGAGTCCAACGGAAACTTCCACGGCGCGCCGGTCGGTTACGTGCTCGACTTCCTCGCGATCGCCGTCGCCGACGTGGCCAGCATCAGCGAACGGCGGACGGACCGGTTCCTCGATGTCGCCCGCAACCATGGGCTGAACGCCTTCCTGGCGGACGATCCCGGAGTCGACAGCGGGCACATGATCGCGCAGTACACGCAGGCCGCGATCGTGTCCGAGCTCAAGCGGCTCGCCGTACCGGCCAGCGTCGATTCCATCCCGAGCAGTGCGATGCAAGAAGACCACGTCTCGATGGGCTGGTCGGCCGCTCGCAAGCTCCGCAAGAGCATCGACGGTCTCCAGCAGGTGATCGCCGTGGAGATCCTGACCGCGGCGCGCGCCCTCGACATGCGGGCACCGCTGGAGCCGTCGCCCGCCACAGCCGCAGTACGGGCTGTACTGCGTGAGCATGTCGAGGGCCCCGGTACCGATCGGCACCTCGCGCCCGAGATCGCGCACTCCGTCCGGCTCGTTGCCGACGGCACCTACTTGTCCGCTGTCGAGGCCGTCACCGGCCCGCTGTCCTGAGCTGTATCTCTGAAGAGAGGCTGGATCACCCATGTCCGGACCACGTCCCGTTCGCGCCCCTCGCGGTACCACCCTCACCGCCCGCGGCTGGCAGCAGGAAGCCGCGCTGCGGATGCTGCAGAACAACCTCGACCCCGAGGTCGCGGAACACCCTGACGAGCTCGTCGTGTACGGCGGCTCGGGCAAGGCTGCTCGCGACTGGAACTCGTTCGACGCGATGGTGCGCACGCTGACCACGCTGAAGGACGACGAGACGATGCTGGTGCAGTCCGGCCGGCCGGTCGGCGTCATGCAGACGCACGAGTGGGCGCCGCGGGTGCTGATCGCGAACTCCAACCTGGTCGGCGACTGGGCCAACTGGGAGGAGTTCCGCAAGCTGGAGGCGATGGGGCTCACGATGTACGGCCAGATGACGGCCGGGTC
This region includes:
- a CDS encoding IclR family transcriptional regulator, translated to MSGNVPASTRTLRVLTFLATQPGPVPMERIASAVGLPRSSTYHLLKAMISEGFVVHLPEEKRYGLGVAAFEIGSAYLRHDPLERLARPLLAQLVADVGQTAHLGVLHGRELVYLLKEQPPRPVTLVTDVGVRLPATLTASGRALLAELPAPQVRALFPTPESFVRRTDAGPQTLSQLRRLLADERRQGYAIEESHITPGFASVATAAVDHVGHPVAAISVTFRTESVPPEAIPALARRTKQAADALTRRLHG
- a CDS encoding GNAT family N-acetyltransferase, whose amino-acid sequence is MGFEIRAAVPGDAVGIAGVWAAAMPHLVKTARGIEAELRTNTSRVVLIAVEDDEVVGYGNVYLPEQGAESPRLRITVQVPPTERRRGIGSALAEAITEAAAKAGAGGLLVVVSDDDDSKRFAIARGFTLARRMSHAKAELSQAPAPAAVPEGLRLVTFDEVDPQRLWDAWAAVADGDPSGLSHTPAYDEWLAADWNHPDLRRDLSIAVLSDDQQVVSFVSTTADPERRVIWSNLTGTIPSYRGRGLAKVVKSAALARSRDAGFVTAFTGNDSNNLPMLAVNRRLGYETTASAWTAEKNL
- a CDS encoding GNAT family N-acetyltransferase, coding for MTITVKRSEDQEGWIASRDGAVIGELHPWPAPDRKLRLFFGDTEPAAYEPLIDKVTGPCLTTVDEADRPTVDALRALGFTPVRREVRLEIPVTRASFDVPAGYRLISAADTGVQDLMALDDALRTDVPGAEGWESDEASFREQTYDSPYFDPATYLVAVDPENTYAGLVRIWNGPRPLPRLGLIGVLRNHRRRGLARALVSAALTVLADRGASLVTAEADETNTASLTLLASFGAVQVGADLELAR
- the hutH gene encoding histidine ammonia-lyase, whose protein sequence is MQTAEVIVGVGPLSAGDVVAVARYGVPVRIDDQALEQIAKSRAAIEALAHAETPHYGVSTGFGALATRHIAPELRAQLQRSLVRSHAAGSGPEVETEVVRALALLRLSTLATGRTGVKVETAQAYAGLLNAQLTPVVHEYGSLGCSGDLAPLSHVALAVMGEGQVRDADGNLRDAGEALQAAGLKPVVLAEKEGLALINGTDGMLGMLLLALADLDRLLKTADIAAAMSVEGQLGTDRVFAADLQALRPHPGQGAAAANLRAVLADSAIVTSHRGPDCNRVQDAYSLRCSPQVHGAARDTCAHAATVAGRELAAAIDNPVVLEDGRVESNGNFHGAPVGYVLDFLAIAVADVASISERRTDRFLDVARNHGLNAFLADDPGVDSGHMIAQYTQAAIVSELKRLAVPASVDSIPSSAMQEDHVSMGWSAARKLRKSIDGLQQVIAVEILTAARALDMRAPLEPSPATAAVRAVLREHVEGPGTDRHLAPEIAHSVRLVADGTYLSAVEAVTGPLS